A stretch of the Takifugu flavidus isolate HTHZ2018 chromosome 1, ASM371156v2, whole genome shotgun sequence genome encodes the following:
- the xirp2b gene encoding xin actin-binding repeat-containing protein 2 isoform X3, which yields MSDSEVIVSTRQVLPGSESLDCNQQTMVSYCSNNLESSSDNRQNEADEEFPRYTTKELRAHFERTIEEAAPQKPIKIDRDINQSKWSSNVKQSQTVTNEVCQTTTIESTKATEVEVTDNEDFPPPPPAEDADYLPPPPPDLLQMPESEDVPACQDFPEPPEPLNPFKDPFNREAFCKQRRMNELKRLYKHIQPDISSIEECHTDYDETDSNKLHSCEYIYEDDVVHDDINYDQCEEWEEILPGDVQSMRWIFENKPLDTIRDESRSEEDDEGKITQQEIILGKDVKRTAWMFETKPMDELSTRNISMTEYKNKFNKIDKGDVRAAAWLFETHRMDALNKMHKEEDLTKEILFTENDENSTIYMIDNKCMENLGHTETIDESHLLTLRSVLEEIKGEVKTVTTTFDTQFKCVIMGQSSQLLEIKSVRKTETELENSIASRWLFDTQPLTVTDIGPTPLSLLCSLSMEDSNKGDWGRWLFEIKTLNSLQDLEKPKAENEEVIGADVRKHCLVFETQPMDSLKDDSNARPQTIEDIIGGNVRSARHFFESSPQAEGKTGLEVGKLQKVTLAEEAKGDVRHQKWRFESQPLEHIGEQKKEVIRTVNVEEDLTQEDGTSCRADVRKNCWVFETQPMDTLKDDSNTRPVTKEEIVAGNVSSARHYFETTPAEEIKELVEVGKLKKTVALVEERGDVRHQKWRFESQPLEEIREEKKDIIRTIDLEEIDKVDIQNFKHIFESAESSRGDEPQKIQIEGVTSGSVKSNKNLFESTTLYAMQDHTGHFHEVKTVRREEVVKGDVTTCKWMFETRPIDQFHECIDKYQVIKGISKHQIESGDVKTAKWLFETQPLDSIKYFSNIEDDEAVGTSNNIDIVKGDVKTCKWLFETKPMDILYEKVKLEDEGSEEIQKGDVKTCTWLFETQALDTLHDETETVLKTCTVNQEDIRGKDVKTACFLFETENVSQEETGSFKRVTEIDIASGDVSRMKYIFENQTGNIMTSTSEEVLQKLKNVWTEDAHKGDVVNCKWLFENRHVDGPEESTCNRTVNDVQGGDVDKGRFIFETYSLDEIKSSSETDEELIKMQKIICEEEEKGDVRNYTMMFENQPLYAIQDKAGLYHEVTTVTSEEVIRGDVVGTRWLFETKPLDTIKDTDEVHIIKSVTQEDLQKGDVTSAKWKFETHPLDRIAEEKKILIRTVDDIQGGNVRKNKDHFESDALSQGSVRTVNVSEIQKGDVRTAKWRFETQSIDKIRSMSSENLIETVKTEEVAKGDVKHSVWLFEKNPLDHIKEVDEDEDHRTVTQEEISKADVKTTMWLFETTPFDSFNESKIERTEILGKSVKGTLEELYSQKMVRSKGILIEADEIGDVRMAKYQLMNKQAPEIQREEVIKCDIQTVMMNLLNTQVKQKQHISIDTEEKGNISSTVKQLFNQERCTSIEKEEIIRGDIQEAVKNLFNENDSGKHGILIQEDEMGDVQMTIYSLLNKEENVNVEKQDIVRGDIKSALQKLSGSDKSDQAVKITVDASERGNVNFYSTCIESGSLDYLRQLNLGSEESLQCTAEKEKIIGGDIKSTKLLLGCNRTPIERTVEDVIPGDVHNTVKVFMSEPTLERPHKEEIIKGDLRAALTSLSESANQNVVVEKEEVVKGDIPKALRCLERAHKQYKEVEKPEIVPGNIKGAMRSLEKSSTSKAETVVEDLVQGDVKGMLKSLELAKQGLRDVEREEIIKGDIRIAMQSLQDASSEKKSCQQTADIQGDVRGTIQLLMEPPSSPKLQRSSSLEDDVKGDVKMSIRSLYEGQEHTQLEKEEVIKGDVKGTIKSLLETAQRETPKLRAYRRVRVKQSPPVKNLPVDAQRHIQKIKTAKTVETAQKNQSTGGDLLITKAGSEEKSIQQSTTIMEHKTITQNHGVKTLKTEFRNLKSSPKAIIKVNNKSKVQTNIFKAQVQEPDLPLPPPPPPVDDTDLPPPPPPPPPPPSVDSDIEQLPPPPPPPPLAGEQDFLPPPPSQQELESMPKQATPPSPVIAKKMTVKKVKGPALHPVPKLEPKVELSKTRHVEHKSEKVEEISRSQSKASDTSRTFSLEFPAPPQSPKSVNKVHVTPVRFTPPPSPTPPMRGPISKFSTPLIKAEEKYRKLKEASTPPTTPVPTTFHDSVSVALEILSTKEQSSNTSLEQMGANTASLKVLPDSQSSDSTRRVVVANTAGSNISTSKKIITDLTVISSVKQEITSNETSKVVSIKKTSLKSVSSGHLSAQPVTADKDQSFGGDTPKAKAMPKNQKAKTSNKSEDRNYANEISNEKEKPEPIVSSVENVKSTKCESQDISTLELFKNLHTAQQSDKMRADISPKDTQEKASDLTAEAEKTTPNTNGKTGKQNHKGKKTSRQEKQAGIKTTSEHTKMISQDVKTEVMEATEVTVISKSTDITSEPKQDIKAVNVSTAAVCETAAVTERQQEASSPLKKKKKSKKSKGGGQPGQGKESTDSKTDTGAQIHKSVREEHVQVKKEAINTESKADHSVQKEKAAQKDVKSPQKKKGTHPFQQGEEKQHRENLVTVISTVQSEQSEFPRSTTEGREESSKKHVQILLSDITEITSCSANTGSKSEKALLSKDPHWAISMGSNCEVENSQKHSELLPPEPKLMQLDSNDATEKHEWEKSVSGSPTPRISKISIGSSKIETQTKKIFHDRNREEASRCRSVDLRAPSPSLRMRSPSPTFITIESRRTDSSQRVTPSPTLLHRPSTPPTPPPRRCDTPTTRLTRITPSPTFDRAENLPRLKDATAKLSRGVTPPPPLMPQQISEKKSGIVELPATFHRQIRLDSHLLDAAVTSAETEKAKKSFPGMAQADVNSQHMEKDQADTSEVVIATKIQSRSETPTRVCERDTGDADVSEPSCATVKEKRQFFEEAQKAEINKTYTRKEPTAIPKRLDPDFEKCGEEKKKKEKDELSKVDMLTSANNFESPEGKLDLMKDLMSLTDWLENDAGMGESIKEKADILEQEIQTFDIQAVKNVFELGEQISSHREKKKSEEQPLSDLTGLTEAASKQQSSQETIRPSQKSTSEHVVETVGAENTPAFTERKSVTEHFSNVDEFGKKVTGTRTSVTAHSESVSAQPFSYADAVKRKTVSRRETCDADATENLLRNFHQTWAESETVFKSLGYTVSEETTSQLVSHQRTTVLSGSSTKVGAVHGMSEESLPDGCSHSGQKKIP from the exons ATGTCTGACTCAGAGGTGATCGTATCGACCAGGCAGGTGCTCCCTGGCAGCGAGTCGCTAGATTGCAACCAACAAACAATG GTGTCATACTGCAGCAATAACCTGGAATCTAGTTCTGACAACCGTCAAAATGAAGCAG ATGAAGAATTTCCCAGGTACACTACAAAAGAACTGAGGGCTCACTTTGAAAGGACAATAGAGGAGGCGGCTCCACAAAAACCAATTAAG ATTGACCGTGACATCAACCAATCAAAGTGGTCCTCAAATGTGAAACAGAGCCAAACCGTGACAAATGAAGTTTGCCAAACAACCACAATCGAGTCCACAAAGGCCACAGAGGTTGAAGTGACTGATAATGAGGAtttcccacccccaccaccagctGAAGATGCAGACTatctcccacccccacctccagaCTTACTTCAAATGCCAGAAAGTGAAGATGTTCCAGCATGTCAGGATTTCCCAGAACCTCCTGAACCATTAAACCCATTCAAAGATCCATTCAACAGAGAGGCTTTCTGCAAGCAGAGGAGAATGAATGAACTTAAACGCCTCTACAAGCATATTCAACCGGACATTTCTAGTATTGAGGAGTGCCACACTGATTATGATGAAACAGACAGCAATAAATTACACAGCTGCGAGTACATCTATGAAGATGATGTAGTCCACGATGATATCAATTATGATCAATGCGAGGAATGGGAAGAGATTCTCCCTGGGGATGTGCAGTCCATGCGTTGGATTTTTGAAAATAAGCCCTTGGACACAATTAGGGATGAAAGTCgcagtgaggaagatgatgagggtAAGATAACTCAGCAGGAAATCATTCTTGGAAAAGATGTGAAGCGTACAGCTTGGATGTTTGAGACCAAGCCAATGGATGAGCTGAGTACACGCAATATCAGCATGACGGAGTATAAAAACAAGTTTAACAAAATAGATAAAGGAGACGTCCGCGCGGCAGCGTGGTTGTTTGAAACCCACAGGATGGACGCTCTGAATAAGATGCATAAGGAGGAGGACTTGACCAAAGAGATTCTGTTCACAGAGAATGATGAGAATTCTACCATCTACATGATCGACAACAAGTGCATGGAAAATCTTGGGCACACCGAGACCATCGACGAGAGCCACCTGCTGACTTTAAGATCGGTACTGGAGGAAATTAAGGGAGAGGTTAAAACGGTCACAACCACTTTTGACACCCAGTTTAAATGCGTGATTATGGGACAGTCGAGCCAACTGCTAGAGATTAAATCTGTGCGCAAAACTGAAACTGAATTAGAGAACTCCATTGCCTCTCGCTGGCTTTTTGACACCCAACCTCTCACTGTGACGGACATAGGACCTACACCCTTGAGCCTCCTGTGTAGTCTTTCCATGGAGGACAGTAATAAAGGTGATTGGGGAAGGTGGTTGTTTgagataaaaacattaaattctcTCCAAGACTTGGAAAAACCAAAAGCAGAGAATGAAGAGGTGATAGGAGCCGATGTCCGAAAGCACTGCTTGGTGTTTGAAACCCAACCGATGGATTCTCTGAAAGATGATTCTAACGCAAGGCCTCAGACCATCGAAGACATTATTGGAGGCAATGTTAGATCTGCGAGACACTTTTTTGAAAGCAGCCCACAGGCAGAGGGGAAGACCGGCCTGGAGGTGGGAAAACTTCAAAAGGTTACCCTGGCCGAAGAAGCCAAAGGCGACGTGAGACACCAAAAGTGGCGCTTCGAGAGTCAACCTCTAGAACACATTggagagcagaagaaagaagTTATTCGCACAGTAAACGTTGAGGAAGACCTGACGCAGGAGGATGGCACAAGCTGCAGGGCAGATGTGCGTAAGAACTGCTGGGTGTTTGAGACACAGCCGATGGATACGTTAAAGGATGACTCAAATACTCGACCAGTGACCAAAGAGGAGATTGTTGCAGGCAATGTGAGTTCTGCAAGGCATTATTTTGAGACTACTCCAGCTGAGGAGATAAAAGAGCTGGTAGAGGTGGGAAAACTCAAAAAAACAGTAGCTCttgtggaggagaggggagatgtCAGACATCAGAAATGGCGATTTGAAAGCCAGCCTCTTGAGGAAattagagaagaaaagaaggacatCATCAGAACAATTGACCTGGAAGAAATCGATAAAGTGGACATCCAAAACTTCAAGCACATCTTTGAGAGCGCAGAGTCAAGCAGGGGGGATGAGCCTCAAAAGATTCAAATAGAGGGTGTCACGTCAGGCTCAGTGAAGTCTAATAAAAACCTGTTTGAGTCGACTACTCTCTACGCCATGCAGGACCACACAGGTCACTTTCATGAGGTGAAAACAGTTCGCCGTGAAGAGGTGGTGAAAGGAGATGTAACAACGTGTAAATGGATGTTTGAAACACGACCAATTGACCAGTTTCATGAATGTATTGATAAATATCAAGTTATCAAGGGCATATCCAAGCATCAAATCGAGTCTGGGGACGTTAAAACAGCAAAGTGGTTGTTTGAAACACAGCCGCTGGATTCTATTAAGTATTTCAGCAATATAGAAGATGATGAAGCTGTGGGCACAAGCAACAATATAGACATCGTGAAGGGAGATGTAAAAACCTGCAAATGGCTCTTTGAGACTAAACCGATGGACATCTTGTATGAAAAAGTCAAGTTAGAGGATGAAGGATCAGAAGAAATACAGAAAGGAGACGTCAAAACCTGCACGTGGCTGTTTGAGACACAAGCACTTGATACTCTTCACGATGAGACAGAGACTGTGCTGAAAACATGCACCGTCAATCAAGAGGACATAAGAGGAAAAGACGTAAAAACAGCCTGTTTTCTCTTTGAGACAGAGAATGTTAGCCAAGAGGAGACCGGCTCTTTCAAACGTGTCACCGAAATAGACATTGCATCTGGAGATGTGTCAAGGatgaaatacatttttgaaaACCAAACAGGCAATATCATGACTTCAACATCTGAAGAAGTGTTGCAGAAGCTGAAGAATGTATGGACAGAGGATGCACACAAAGGAGACGTGGTGAATTGCAAATGGCTGTTTGAAAACCGGCACGTCGATGGCCCCGAGGAATCAACATGCAATCGCACAGTGAATGATGTTCAAGGAGGAGATGTAGATAAGGGGCGTTTTATTTTTGAGACCTACTCCTTAGATGAAATTAAGTCGTCCTCGGAGACAGACGAAGAGCTGATTAAAATGCAGAAGATTatctgtgaggaagaggagaaaggcgATGTGAGAAATTACACCATGATGTTTGAAAACCAGCCCCTTTATGCCATTCAAGACAAAGCAGGTCTTTACCATGAAGTCACCACCGTCACAAGTGAAGAAGTGATACGAGGAGATGTGGTGGGAACGCGTTGGTTATTTGAAACCAAGCCCCTTGACACTATCAAGGACACAGATGAAGTTCATATAATTAAGTCTGTCACACAGGAGGATTTACAAAAAGGAGATGTCACCTCTGCCAAGTGGAAATTTGAGACACATCCACTCGACAGGATCGCCGAAGAAAAGAAGATTTTAATAAGAACTGTAGATGACATCCAAGGAGGAAatgtcaggaaaaacaaagatcatTTCGAGTCTGATGCCCTGTCACAGGGGTCTGTTAGAACAGTAAATGTAAGTGAAATACAAAAAGGCGATGTGAGGACTGCAAAATGGAGATTTGAAACACAGTCAATTGATAAGATTAGAAGCATGAGCTCCGAAAACCTGATCGAAACTGTTAAAACAGAAGAGGTCGCGAAGGGTGACGTCAAGCATTCAGTCTGGCTTTTTGAGAAGAATCCTCTTGACCACATTAAAGAGGTCGATGAGGATGAAGACCATCGGACTGTCACTCAAGAGGAAATCTCCAAAGCAGATGTGAAGACGACAATGTGGCTCTTTGAGACAACGCCATTTGACAGCTTTAATGAGTCCAAAATTGAGAGGACTGAAATCTTGGGGAAAAGTGTTAAGGGAACTCTTGAGGAACTTTACAGTCAAAAAATGGTGAGGTCGAAGGGAATACTCATTGAAGCTGATGAAATAGGTGATGTTAGGATGGCAAAATACCAGCTAATGAATAAGCAGGCTCCAGAGATTCAGAGAGAAGAAGTTATTAAATGTGATATACAGACTGTTATGATGAACCTGCTGAACACACAGgtaaaacaaaagcagcataTAAGCATAGATACAGAAGAAAAAGGGAACATTAGTTCCACAGTAAAACAGCTATTTAACCAAGAGAGATGCACAAGCATTGAAAAGGAAGAAATAATACGCGGTGACATTCAGGAAGCTGTAAAGAATCTCTTCAATGAAAATGATTCAGGAAAACATGGAATCCTTATTCAGGAGGATGAAATGGGAGATGTACAGATGACAATTTATTCCCTtctgaacaaagaggagaatGTTAATGTTGAGAAACAGGACATTGTAAGAGGAGATATAAAGAGTGCTCTTCAGAAACTCTCTGGCTCAGATAAGTCAGATCAAGCGGTGAAGATAACTGTGGATGCATCAGAAAGGGGAAATGTCAACTTTTATTCCACATGTATTGAATCTGGCTCTCTTGACTATCTCAGACAGCTTAATTTGGGATCTGAGGAGTCTCTCCAATGcacagcagaaaaagagaaaattatCGGAGGTGACATCAAGAGCACAAAACTCCTCCTTGGATGTAATCGAACACCGATTGAGCGAACCGTGGAAGATGTTATACCTGGTGATGTTCATAACACGGTGAAAGTTTTCATGTCGGAACCAACTCTAGAAAGACCTCACAAGGAAGAAATAATCAAAGGAGATTTAAGGGCTGCTTTGACGTCCTTGTCTGAATCAGCAAATCAGAATGTTGTTgtagagaaagaggaggtggtgAAGGGTGATATACCGAAAGCCCTGCGGTGCCTGGAGAGGGCTCATAAACAGTACAAAGAGGTTGAAAAGCCAGAAATTGTCCCAGGAAATATAAAAGGAGCCATGAGATCACTGGAAAAGTCATCAACCTCCAAAGCTGAAACTGTTGTCGAAGATTTAGTCCAAGGAGATGTGAAAGGCATGTTAAAATCTCTGGAACTGGCAAAACAAGGGCTCAGAGATGTTGAAAGAGAAGAAATCATTAAGGGCGACATTCGCATCGCAATGCAGAGTCTACAGGATGCCTCTAGTGAGAAGAAATCATGTCAGCAGACAGCAGATATTCAGGGAGATGTGAGAGGAACTATTCAGCTCTTAATGGAGCCTCCATCCTCACCCAAATTACAAAGGAGCTCCAGCCTGGAAGATGACGTGAAGGGTGATGTCAAGATGTCAATTAGGTCACTGTATGAGGGGCAAGAGCACACACAGCTTGAGAAAGAAGAAGTGATAAAAGGTGATGTCAAAGGGACAATTAAATCCTTATTGGAAACCGCACAACGTGAAACACCTAAACTCAGAGCATACAGAAGAGTTCGCGTGAAACAAAGCCCCCCAGTGAAAAACCTCCCTGTTGATGCACAGAGACACATACAAAAgatcaaaacagcaaaaacagtcgaaactgcacaaaaaaatcaatccaCTGGTGGTGATTTGTTGATAACAAAGGCAGGCTCTGAGGAGAAGTCTATTCAGCAATCAACAACAATAATGGAGCATAAGACAATAACGCAGAATCATGGAGTCAAAACTTTGAAGACAGAGTTCCGAAATCTGAAGTCGAGTCCAAAAGCTATAATAAAAGTCAATAATAAATCCAAAGTGCAGACAAATATTTTCAAAGCTCAGGTGCAAGAACCTGACCTgccactcccacctcctcctccaccagtgGATGACAcagatcttcctcctcctcctcctcctcctcctcctcctccctctgttgaTTCTGACATTGAacagcttcctcctccaccacccccacctcctcttgcTGGTGAGCAGGACTTcctgccacctcctccatctcagCAGGAACTTGAGAGCATGCCAAAACAGGCAACGCCACCATCGCCAGTAATAGCAAAAAAGATGACAGTAAAAAAAGTGAAAGGCCCAGCTCTACACCCGGTTCCAAAACTGGAGCCCAAAGTAGAACTCAGTAAAACTCGACATGTGGAGCATAAATCAGAAAAAGTTGAAGAAATCAGCCGGAGCCAATCAAAAGCATCTGACACATCAAGAACGTTTTCCCTTGAATTTCCTGCACCACCCCAGTCACCAAAATCGGTTAACAAAGTCCACGTGACTCCTGTGAGattcaccccacccccctctcctaCGCCTCCTATGAGAGGGCCAATCAGTAAATTTAGCACTCcattaataaaagcagaagaaaaatacCGCAAGCTAAAAGAAGCCAGCACACCTCCAACCACCCCAGTGCCCACTACCTTTCATGACTCGGTTAGCGTTGCCCTTGAAATACTGTCCACCAAAGAGCAGTCAAGTAACACTTCGTTAGAACAGATGGGAGCCAATACGGCATCCTTGAAGGTTCTTCCTGACTCCCAATCAAGTGATTCAACCAGGCGTGTTGTTGTGGCAAATACTGCAGGTAGCAACATCTCGACCAGTAAGAAAATCATTACAGATTTGACCGTAATATCGTCGGTGAAGCAGGAAATCACCTCTAACGAAACATCTAAGGTTGTGTCCATTAAAAAGACCTCATTGAAGTCAGTTTCCTCCGGTCACCTATCAGCTCAGCCTGTCACGGCTGACAAAGACCAGAGCTTTGGCGGTGACACGCCAAAAGCAAAAGCCATGCCCAAAAATCAGAAGGCAAAGACCTCCAACAAATCAGAAGATAGAAATTATGCTAATGAAATCtctaatgaaaaagaaaaacctgaacCGATTGTCTCTTCTGTggaaaatgtaaaatcaacCAAATGTGAATCTCAAGATATATCAACGCTGGAATTATTCAAAAATCTCCACACAGCTCAGCAGAGTGACAAGATGAGAGCAGATATTTCTCCCAAAGACACCCAAGAGAAGGCCTCTGATCTGACAGCGGAGGCGGAAAAGACTACTCCCAacacaaatggaaaaacagGCAAACAAAATCATAAGGGGAAAAAGACCAGTCGGCAGGAAAAGCAAGCAGGGATAAAAACAACCAGTGAGCACACAAAAATGATTTCACAGGATGTCAAGACAGAAGTGATGGAAGCCACCGAGGTGACTGTGATCAGTAAATCTACAGATATAACGTCAGAGCCAAAGCAGGACATTAAGGCTGTTAATGTCtccactgctgctgtctgtgaaACTGCTGCAGTAACAGAGCGCCAACAGGAAGCTTCAAGtccattaaagaagaaaaagaagtccAAAAAGTCTAAAGGAGGTGGACAGCCTGGTCAGGGGAAAGAATCGACAGATTCAAAGACAGATACAGGAGCACAAATTCACAAAAGTGTAAGAGAGGAGCACGTTCAAGTCAAGAAAGAAGCAATTAACACCGAGAGCAAAGCTGATCACAGTGTCCAGAAGGAGAAAGCTGCCCAGAAGGATGTAAAATctccacaaaagaaaaaaggaacccATCCTTTTCAGCAAggtgaagaaaaacaacacagagaAAATTTGGTTACTGTGATTTCTACAGTTCAGTCAGAGCAAAGTGAATTCCCAAGGTCTAcaacagagggaagagaagaatcTAGCAAGAAACACGTCCAAATTCTGCTGTCTGACATCACAGAAATAACTTCATGTTCAGCAAACACTGGTTCAAAATCAGAAAAAGCTCTGCTCAGTAAGGACCCACACTGGGCCATAAGCATGGGGAGCAACTGTGAAGTGGAGAATTCTCAGAAGCATTCTGAACTCCTTCCTCCAGAACCCAAATTGATGCAATTAGACAGTAATGATGCAACAGAAAAGCACGAATGGGAGAAATCTGTTTCTGGCAGCCCAACACCGAGAATATCAAAGATCAGCATTGGTTCTTCCAAGATTGAAACgcaaacaaagaaaatcttCCACGACAGAAATAGAGAAGAAGCAAGTCGGTGCAGGTCTGTTGACCTTCGGGCTCCATCACCTTCCCTACGGATGCGTTCCCCTTCACCAACCTTTATTACCATTGAATCGCGACGAACGGACTCGTCCCAGAGAGTGACCCCCTCGCCCACCTTACTGCACAGGCCATCCACACCACCCACTCCACCACCACGTCGGTGCGACACCCCGACGACTCGCCTCACCAGAATCACGCCCTCGCCAACATTTGACAGAGCGGAAAATCTTCCACGACTCAAAGACGCGACGGCCAAACTCTCACGTGGCGTCACCCCGCCACCACCGCTCATGCCCCAGCAGATCTCAGAGAAAAAATCAGGGATTGTGGAATTGCCCGCCACATTCCATCGGCAAATCAGACTCGATTCCCATCTCTTGGATGCTGCAGTGACATCAGCTGAAACAGAGAAGGCCAAAAAGAGTTTTCCTGGGATGGCTCAGGCCGATGTAAATTCTCAGCATATGGAAAAAGATCAAGCTGACACTTCAGAGGTTGTGATTGCAACTAAAATCCAAAGTAGGTCTGAGACTcccacacgtgtgtgtgaacGAGATACCGGAGATGCAGATGTGTCAGAGCCGTCATGCGCAACTGTCAAAGAAAAGAGGCAGTTTTTTGAAGAAGCTCAAAAAGCTGAAATCAATAAAACCTACACGCGAAAGGAGCCCACTGCAATTCCTAAAAGACTAGACCCAGATTTTGAAAAGTgtggggaagaaaaaaagaagaaagaaaaagatgagcTTTCTAAGGTGGACATGTTGACTTCTGCAAACAACTTTGAATCACCAGAGGGCAAATTAGATTTGATGAAAGACCTCATGTCTCTTACAGACTGGCTTGAAAATGATGCTGGAATGGGAGAGTCTATTAAAGAGAAAGCAGACatcctggagcaggagatcCAAACATTTGATATTCaggctgttaaaaatgtttttgaatTAGGTGAACAAATTTCCTCTCatagggaaaagaaaaagagtgaaGAGCAGCCTTTGTCAGATCTTACAGGGTTAACAGAAGCTGCCTCAAAGCAGCAGAGTTCTCAAGAGACAATCAGACCCTCACAGAAGAGCACCTCCGAGCATGTGGTAGAAACCGTGGGAGCAGAGAACACGCCAGCGTTCACTGAAAGAAAATCAGTCACGGAGCATTTCTCGAATGTGGACGAGTTTGGTAAGAAGGTCACCGGAACAAGGACATCTGTCACTGCGCACTCCGAGAGCGTGTCAGCTCAACCCTTTTCCTATGCTGATGCAGTCAAGAGAAAAACAGTCAGCCGAAGAGAAACCTGCGACGCCGACGCAACGGAGAACCTGCTTCGAAATTTTCACCAGACGTGGGCAGAGAGCGAGACCGTTTTCAAGAGCCTCGGCTACACTGTTTCTGAGGAGACCACATCCCAATTGGTGTCACATCAGAGGACGACTGTGTTGTCTG GTTCGAGTACCAAGGTCGGAGCTGTGCACGGTATGTCGGAGGAGAGCCTACCCGATGGATGCTCTCATagtggacaaaaaaaaataccatAA